TGCGGTTGCCGGTCGCGTACGTCGGGGCGATGGGTTCCCGGCGCACCCACACCGACCGGCTGGCGCGGTTGCGCGCGGCCGGGCTGACCGACGCGGAACTGGACCGGCTGCACTCGCCGATCGGGCTCGACATCGGCGCCCGGACGTCACCGGAGATCGCGCTGTCGATCGCGGCGGAGATCGTCGCGCAGCGGCGCGGCGGTGCCGGCCTGCCGCTGCGCGGCGGTGCCGGCCTGCCGCTGCGCGGCGGCGTCCCCGTTCACCGGCTCGATCACGGGGTCGGCATCTTCGACGGGCAGGGGACACGGTGACCGTCACCCGCCGGTCCGCATCGCGGCGTCCGGCGCGATGACGACGCCGCCGGCGGCCGGCGGGGCCGGGGCGACCACGGCCACGCGATGTCCGGGCGCCGGCGGCACCGTTCCGGACGGAACCGATCACATTGGACGAAGTGCTGGTGGACGGCGCGGGATATTGATGATTCCGTGTTGTGTCAGAGGTATTGACGCGGCGTTGCAGGAATATACACTCCCAGTGTAATTACCTCGGCCGGCCCGTCGCACGGGCGACGACCGCTCGGCGAGGTGCTGGGCGAGGTGACCATGGGCGCACCACCGCACAACGCACCATCCGACGGGGCACCATCCGACAGGGCACCATCCGACGGGACGCCATCCGGGCAGGCACCGGTGTCACCGGGGCTCGAGCTCGCCGGCATCGGCGTGCGGTTCGGCGGGCTCACCGCGCTGGACGACGTCTCGCTGACCGTCCCGCCCGGCCGGATCGTCGGCGTGATCGGGCCGAACGGCGCGGGCAAGACCACGGTGTTCAACGTGATCTGCGGCTTCGTGGCGCCGCACACCGGCACGCTGTCGCTCGGCGGCCGGCCGCTGCGCCCGAAACCGCACCGGCTCGCCCGGGCCGGGATCGCCCGCACGCTGCAGGGCGTCGGCCTGTTCGCCGGGCTCACGCTCGCGGAGAACGTGATGACCGGCGCCCGGGCCCGGGCCGGGTTCGTCTCGTCGCTGCTCGGCGCGCCGTGGGCCGCGCGGGACGAGCGGCGGCTGCGGACCGAGGCGCTCGCGCTGCTGGACAGCCTGGACATCGCGCGGCACGCGGACGCGCTGCCCGCCACCCTGCCGTACGCGATTCAGAAGAAGGCCGGGCTGGCCCGCGCGCTCGCCGCCCGCCCGCGCCTGCTGCTGCTCGACGAGCCGGCCGGCGGCCTCGGCGCGGAGGAGATCGACGAGCTGGCCGCGCTGATCCGGGACCTGCCGTCGAGCGCGGGCACGGCCGTGCTGCTGGTCGAGCACCACATGGACCTGGTGATGTCCGTCTGCGACGAGATCGTCGTGCTCGACTTCGGCCGGGTCGTCGCGACCGGCACGCCGGACCGGGTGCGCGGCGAGCCCGCGGTCGCCGCCGCCTACCTCGGCACCGAGGCGATCACCCCGGACGGCGCGGCCCTCGCTCCCCGCGACACCCGGCTCGCGGCCACCGGACCGGCCGACGCCGCGGCCGGCGGCGCGACGACTCGTGACGCCACGGCCGGCAGCGCCACGGCCGGCAGCGCCACGGCCGGCAGCGCCACGGCCGGCGGCACCACGGCTGGTGACGCTACGACCGGCGGCGCGTTGGTCGACGGCGCGACGGCCGACGGTGCCGCGGCTGGTGGTGCCGCGGCCGGTGGGCGGCCGCCCGATCCGCCGCCGGGCGGGTCCGGTGACGGCGTGGTGGCGATCCGATGACCGCCACCGCCGATCCGGCGCCGGGCCCCCGGCACGCGGCCCCCGAGGAACCACTGCTCCGGATCTCACACCTCACCGCCGGGTACGGTGCCGCCCCCGTGCTGCACGACGTGACGCTCGCCGTGCCGCCCGGCGCGATCGTGGCCGTGCTCGGCGCGAACGGGGCCGGCAAGACCACGCTGCTGCGTACCGTGTCGGGGTTGTTGCGTCCGTCCGCCGGCAGCGTGCGACTGTCCGGCGTGGACCTGGCGCGGGTCCCGGTCGAGCACCGGGTCCGGCGCGGCATGGCGCACGTGCCGGAGGGCCGCGGCGTGGTCGCGGAGCTGACCGTGGACGAGAACCTGCGGCTCGGTGGCCTGTGGCGATCCGACCGCCGGGACGCCCGCCGCGCGCTCGACGAGGTCTACGCGCTGTTCGACCCGCTCGCCCGGCGGCGCGGGCACGCCGGGCACCAGCTGTCCGGCGGCGAACGGCAGATGCTGGCGATCGGCCGCGCGCTGGTCGCCCGCCCCCGCCTGCTGCTGCTCGACGAGCCGTCGCTCGGCCTCGCGCCCCGGGTCACCGCGCAGCTCATGGGCCTGCTGGCGAGCCTGCGCGACGACACCGGGCTGGCCGTGCTGCTGGTCGAACAGAACGTGCGCAGCGCGCTC
This genomic window from Catenuloplanes niger contains:
- a CDS encoding ABC transporter ATP-binding protein produces the protein MSPGLELAGIGVRFGGLTALDDVSLTVPPGRIVGVIGPNGAGKTTVFNVICGFVAPHTGTLSLGGRPLRPKPHRLARAGIARTLQGVGLFAGLTLAENVMTGARARAGFVSSLLGAPWAARDERRLRTEALALLDSLDIARHADALPATLPYAIQKKAGLARALAARPRLLLLDEPAGGLGAEEIDELAALIRDLPSSAGTAVLLVEHHMDLVMSVCDEIVVLDFGRVVATGTPDRVRGEPAVAAAYLGTEAITPDGAALAPRDTRLAATGPADAAAGGATTRDATAGSATAGSATAGSATAGGTTAGDATTGGALVDGATADGAAAGGAAAGGRPPDPPPGGSGDGVVAIR
- a CDS encoding ABC transporter ATP-binding protein, which gives rise to MTATADPAPGPRHAAPEEPLLRISHLTAGYGAAPVLHDVTLAVPPGAIVAVLGANGAGKTTLLRTVSGLLRPSAGSVRLSGVDLARVPVEHRVRRGMAHVPEGRGVVAELTVDENLRLGGLWRSDRRDARRALDEVYALFDPLARRRGHAGHQLSGGERQMLAIGRALVARPRLLLLDEPSLGLAPRVTAQLMGLLASLRDDTGLAVLLVEQNVRSALSVADRGVVMSLGRVVRDADAADLRDDDALRHAYLGF